A window of the Elgaria multicarinata webbii isolate HBS135686 ecotype San Diego chromosome 22, rElgMul1.1.pri, whole genome shotgun sequence genome harbors these coding sequences:
- the PFN4 gene encoding profilin-4, with the protein MNQAQSLLIDSLTRTKHVANAALIKILDSSVLAMTPGFNIQSQAPVFVQAFYKDLLQVRREGLYFKERHYKCVRADDQSIYLKGKDNGLILVKTRAFVLVGTYSQGMYPSVCVEAVEKLADYFRGKGN; encoded by the coding sequence ATGAACCAAGCTCAAAGCCTTCTGATCGACAGCCTCACCAGGACGAAGCATGTGGCCAATGCCGCCCTGATCAAAATCTTGGACTCCTCCGTGTTGGCAATGACCCCGGGCTTCAATATCCAAAGCCAGGCCCCCGTGTTCGTCCAAGCCTTCTACAAGGACTTGCTCCAAGTCCGGAGGGAGGGCCTGTACTTCAAGGAGCGGCATTACAAGTGCGTCCGGGCGGACGACCAGTCGATCTACCTGAAAGGGAAAGACAACGGCTTGATCTTGGTGAAAACCAGGGCTTTCGTCCTGGTGGGGACATACTCCCAAGGCATGTACCCCAGTGTGTGCGTGGAAGCAGTGGAGAAGCTGGCGGATTACTTCAGAGGAAAGGGGAACTGA